A window of Sporohalobacter salinus contains these coding sequences:
- the rpmJ gene encoding 50S ribosomal protein L36 produces MKVRPSVKPICDKCKVVRRKGRVYVICENPKHKQRQG; encoded by the coding sequence ATGAAAGTTCGACCATCAGTTAAGCCTATTTGTGATAAATGTAAAGTTGTTCGTAGAAAAGGTAGAGTCTATGTGATTTGTGAGAATCCTAAGCATAAACAACGTCAAGGTTAA
- the rpsM gene encoding 30S ribosomal protein S13 → MARIEGVDLPRDKRVEIGLTYIYGIGRSTAQDIIEETGLDSDTRVRDLTEEEVAKLRKVIDEEYIVEGELRREIRSDIKRLKDIGCYRGIRHKKGLPVRGQRTQTNARTRKGPKQTVGVKQGT, encoded by the coding sequence ATGGCCCGTATTGAAGGTGTTGATCTACCTCGAGATAAAAGAGTTGAAATTGGGTTAACTTATATTTATGGAATTGGACGTTCTACTGCACAGGATATTATAGAAGAAACAGGATTGGATTCTGATACAAGAGTTAGAGATTTGACAGAAGAAGAGGTTGCTAAATTAAGAAAAGTAATTGATGAAGAATATATTGTTGAAGGTGAATTAAGACGAGAAATTCGAAGTGATATTAAACGATTAAAGGATATCGGTTGTTATCGAGGGATTAGACATAAGAAAGGATTGCCGGTTCGAGGACAGAGAACTCAAACTAATGCTAGAACTCGTAAAGGACCAAAGCAGACAGTAGGAGTTAAACAAGGTACGTAA
- the rpsK gene encoding 30S ribosomal protein S11: protein MARRKNERKAKHVTKGQAHICSTFNNTIVSLTDDQGNVISWSSAGNLGFKGTKKSTPYAAQMAAEDAAKEAMEHGLKKVKVYVKGPGAGREAAVRALQSTGLEIDLIKDVTPIPHNGCRPPKRRRV, encoded by the coding sequence ATGGCACGTCGAAAGAATGAAAGAAAAGCTAAACATGTAACAAAAGGTCAAGCTCATATTTGTTCTACTTTCAACAATACAATTGTAAGTTTGACTGATGATCAAGGCAATGTTATTTCTTGGTCTAGTGCCGGGAATTTAGGTTTTAAGGGAACTAAAAAAAGCACTCCATATGCAGCGCAGATGGCTGCTGAAGACGCAGCTAAAGAAGCTATGGAGCATGGTTTAAAAAAAGTGAAAGTTTATGTTAAAGGACCAGGTGCTGGTAGAGAAGCTGCAGTAAGAGCTTTGCAGTCTACTGGGCTAGAAATTGATTTAATTAAGGATGTAACGCCTATTCCACATAATGGTTGTCGGCCACCAAAGCGTCGTCGCGTTTAA
- the rpsD gene encoding 30S ribosomal protein S4 — protein MARDTKAVCRKCRREGEKLFLKGERCFSDKCAIERRPYAPGEQGNKRQKLSEFGVQLREKQKVRKIYGVSENQFRKYFEMADTKPGITGENFLKILESRFDNVVYRLGFAASRNEARQLVRHGHFLVNGEQVDIPSYLLEEGDEVEVKDSSKDMKRMQEIVEFTGQQNIAAWLEVNLEDKTGKILKEPEREDIDIPVREQLIVEFYSR, from the coding sequence ATGGCAAGAGATACTAAAGCTGTTTGTAGAAAATGTCGTCGTGAAGGAGAAAAGTTATTTTTAAAAGGAGAAAGATGTTTTTCTGATAAATGTGCTATTGAAAGACGCCCATATGCACCAGGGGAACAGGGTAATAAAAGACAGAAACTATCTGAATTTGGTGTGCAATTAAGAGAAAAGCAGAAAGTAAGGAAAATTTATGGAGTTTCTGAGAATCAATTTAGAAAGTATTTTGAAATGGCAGATACTAAGCCAGGTATTACTGGGGAAAACTTCTTAAAGATCTTAGAATCTAGATTTGATAATGTAGTTTATAGATTAGGATTTGCTGCTTCAAGAAATGAAGCAAGACAACTTGTTCGCCATGGACACTTTTTAGTTAATGGAGAGCAGGTAGATATTCCTTCTTATTTATTAGAAGAGGGGGATGAAGTTGAAGTTAAAGATTCTAGTAAGGATATGAAACGTATGCAGGAAATTGTTGAATTTACTGGTCAGCAAAATATTGCGGCTTGGTTAGAAGTTAATCTAGAGGATAAAACAGGTAAGATTTTAAAAGAACCTGAAAGAGAAGATATTGATATTCCAGTGCGAGAGCAATTAATTGTAGAGTTTTACTCTAGATAA
- a CDS encoding DNA-directed RNA polymerase subunit alpha, with amino-acid sequence MIEFEKPTIERIESNDTYGKFVITPLERGYGITLGNSLRRIMLSSLPGTAPTSVKIEGVEHEFTTIPGVVEDVADIVLNLKELILKMESEEPEVLRLSASGEGKVTADEFSVSGNIEIFNPDQHIATLSDDGKLDMEVTVEKGRGYVSAEENKDDEEHIIGVIPMDSSFSPIKRVNFDVDDVRVGKRTDLDKLTLEVNTDGSLTPEEAVSLAAKVLDEHLDLLINLNEEITDVDLMVEKEEEEKDKVLETTIEELDLSVRSSNCLKRAGIDNVEELTEQTEDDLMKVRNLGKKSLQEIKDKLAELDLSLKRPEI; translated from the coding sequence ATGATAGAATTTGAGAAGCCTACGATTGAAAGAATAGAATCAAATGATACCTATGGTAAATTTGTAATTACTCCATTAGAACGTGGTTATGGTATTACTTTGGGAAATTCTTTGCGTAGAATTATGTTATCTTCATTACCAGGGACAGCTCCTACATCAGTAAAGATTGAAGGGGTAGAGCATGAATTTACAACTATACCTGGAGTAGTAGAAGATGTAGCCGATATTGTTTTGAATTTAAAGGAACTGATTCTTAAAATGGAATCAGAAGAACCAGAGGTTTTACGTTTAAGTGCTTCAGGAGAAGGAAAGGTAACTGCTGATGAGTTTAGTGTTAGTGGGAATATAGAAATTTTTAATCCTGATCAGCATATAGCTACTTTAAGTGATGATGGAAAGTTGGATATGGAAGTAACAGTTGAAAAAGGTAGAGGTTATGTTTCTGCTGAAGAGAATAAAGATGATGAAGAACATATTATTGGAGTAATTCCTATGGACTCATCTTTTTCTCCAATTAAGAGAGTTAACTTTGATGTAGATGATGTTCGAGTAGGTAAAAGAACTGATTTAGATAAATTGACTTTAGAAGTTAACACTGACGGGAGTTTGACTCCGGAAGAAGCAGTTAGTTTAGCTGCTAAAGTACTTGATGAACATTTAGACCTCTTAATTAATCTCAATGAAGAAATTACTGATGTAGATTTAATGGTTGAAAAGGAAGAAGAGGAAAAAGATAAGGTTCTAGAAACAACTATTGAAGAATTAGACTTATCAGTACGTTCCTCTAATTGTCTAAAAAGAGCTGGAATTGATAATGTAGAAGAATTAACAGAACAGACTGAAGATGACTTAATGAAGGTTAGAAATCTAGGAAAGAAATCCTTACAGGAGATCAAAGATAAATTAGCGGAACTTGATCTTTCCTTAAAAAGACCTGAGATATAA
- the rplQ gene encoding 50S ribosomal protein L17, giving the protein MAPKKLSRKGSQRKALLRSLMVSLFKNDRIETTEPKAKETQRTAEKLITTAKDDTRNARKKAMSILNDKEAVTRLFEEVAPRFMERPGGYTRVLKLGSRRGDGAKMAILELVE; this is encoded by the coding sequence ATGGCACCGAAGAAGTTAAGTCGAAAAGGATCACAACGTAAAGCTTTATTAAGGAGTTTGATGGTTTCATTATTTAAAAATGATCGCATTGAAACAACTGAACCTAAAGCTAAAGAAACTCAGCGAACAGCAGAGAAATTAATTACAACTGCTAAGGATGATACTCGTAATGCTCGTAAGAAAGCTATGAGTATATTAAATGATAAAGAGGCAGTAACTAGATTGTTTGAGGAAGTTGCACCGAGATTTATGGAACGACCTGGAGGATATACAAGAGTATTAAAGTTAGGGTCACGCCGCGGTGATGGCGCTAAAATGGCCATTTTGGAGTTAGTAGAATAG
- a CDS encoding energy-coupling factor transporter ATPase, translated as MEPLIELKNLCYKYEGQSKEDWAVNNINLEINSGEFIAIVGHNGSGKSTLAKLLNGLLLPTKGEVRVGGKSTANEDELWQIRQQLGMVFQNPDNQLVANIVEEDVAFGPENLGVPSSEIKKRVKEALELVRMDNFTRHAPHKLSGGQKQRVAIAGVIAMRPDCLVLDEPTAMLDPVGRSEVIETVEKLNREEGLTTIYITHFMDEIINADRILVFEAGEVALSGTPAEIFSQVDKIKELALEVPQITELAYELKKSGIDIAEDIFSIDRLVEEICSLK; from the coding sequence ATGGAACCGTTAATTGAATTAAAGAATCTTTGTTATAAATATGAGGGACAGTCAAAAGAAGATTGGGCTGTAAATAATATTAATTTGGAAATAAACTCTGGCGAGTTTATAGCTATTGTTGGTCATAATGGATCCGGAAAGTCTACTTTAGCAAAATTATTAAATGGATTGCTCCTTCCTACTAAAGGGGAAGTTAGAGTAGGTGGTAAGTCGACTGCTAATGAAGATGAATTATGGCAGATTAGACAGCAGCTAGGAATGGTCTTTCAGAATCCTGATAACCAATTAGTAGCTAATATTGTAGAAGAGGATGTAGCTTTTGGTCCAGAGAACTTAGGGGTACCTTCTAGTGAAATCAAGAAACGAGTTAAGGAAGCTTTAGAATTAGTAAGAATGGATAATTTTACTCGCCATGCTCCACATAAGCTGTCAGGTGGACAAAAACAGAGAGTAGCTATTGCCGGGGTTATTGCCATGAGGCCTGATTGTCTTGTTTTGGATGAACCAACAGCTATGTTAGATCCTGTTGGGAGATCAGAAGTAATCGAGACAGTAGAGAAGCTTAATCGTGAAGAAGGATTGACAACTATCTATATTACTCATTTTATGGATGAAATTATTAATGCAGACCGCATTTTAGTCTTTGAAGCAGGAGAAGTAGCACTATCGGGAACACCAGCTGAAATCTTTTCCCAGGTTGATAAGATTAAAGAACTGGCTTTAGAAGTACCTCAGATAACTGAGCTAGCTTATGAACTTAAGAAATCGGGTATAGATATTGCTGAGGACATCTTTAGTATTGATAGGTTGGTGGAAGAGATATGTTCATTGAAGTAA
- a CDS encoding energy-coupling factor transporter ATPase, producing MFIEVKDVNHSYEDSDGRALKNINFSIPKGEFIGLIGHTGSGKSTLVQLLNRLIMPTDGKVIINGEDITAEDADLKSIRRQVGLVFQYPEHQLFEETVYKDVAFGPNNLNLADDEIDKRVKEALNSVNLDYDNFKDRSPFKLSGGQQRRVAIAGVLAMQPEVLILDEPTAGLDPKTRSELMDEIIKLKEEFGLTIILVSHRMEEVFQLANRILVLHQGELAFDEAPGELANKYQQLEQIGLGLPKVTKVLFALQERNYDLKSNLFNVQAAKEEIIKAVRG from the coding sequence ATGTTCATTGAAGTAAAAGATGTAAATCATTCTTATGAAGATTCTGATGGAAGAGCTTTAAAGAATATTAATTTTTCCATTCCAAAAGGTGAATTTATTGGTTTAATTGGCCATACTGGATCAGGTAAATCGACTTTAGTCCAGTTGTTAAATAGATTAATAATGCCAACTGATGGAAAAGTAATTATTAATGGAGAGGATATAACTGCTGAGGATGCAGATTTAAAGTCAATTAGACGTCAAGTAGGATTAGTTTTTCAGTATCCTGAACATCAACTTTTTGAAGAAACAGTTTATAAAGATGTTGCTTTTGGTCCTAATAATCTGAATTTAGCTGATGATGAGATTGATAAACGAGTTAAAGAAGCGTTGAATTCGGTAAATCTTGATTATGATAACTTCAAAGATCGCTCGCCTTTTAAGTTAAGCGGAGGACAACAGCGTCGGGTGGCTATTGCTGGTGTATTAGCTATGCAGCCGGAGGTTTTAATTTTGGATGAGCCTACAGCTGGTTTAGATCCTAAAACCAGATCTGAATTAATGGATGAGATAATTAAGCTTAAAGAAGAATTTGGGTTGACTATTATTTTAGTTTCTCATCGTATGGAAGAAGTATTCCAACTAGCTAATAGAATTTTAGTTTTACATCAGGGAGAATTAGCCTTTGATGAAGCACCAGGAGAATTAGCCAATAAATATCAGCAATTAGAACAGATAGGTTTAGGACTTCCCAAAGTAACAAAGGTTCTATTTGCTTTGCAGGAACGTAATTATGATCTCAAATCAAATCTGTTTAATGTTCAGGCTGCTAAAGAAGAAATTATTAAGGCAGTAAGGGGTTAA
- a CDS encoding energy-coupling factor transporter transmembrane component T family protein, whose protein sequence is MLKDIMLGQYLERNSIVHKLDPRVKILLVIFYVIILFISKTFLGYLAMGVFIVISTLISKIEFKYILKSLKPLLFIIGLTLIIHLFLTKGGEVLWEWKFLTIEEKGLELGLFMAARLIFLITFTSLLTLTTSPIELTDGLERLLEPFKRFGVPAHELAMMMTIALRFIPTLLEEAEKILKAQKARGADFESGNLIQKAKNLIPLLVPLFVSAFRRADELALAMEARCYRGGEGRTRMNQLKLSTTDYSVGILVSSFLIIVAIWA, encoded by the coding sequence ATGTTAAAAGATATTATGTTAGGACAGTATTTAGAGAGAAATTCTATAGTTCATAAATTGGACCCCCGAGTCAAGATTTTATTAGTTATATTTTATGTTATTATTCTCTTTATTAGTAAAACTTTTCTTGGTTATTTAGCAATGGGAGTCTTTATAGTCATTAGTACTTTGATATCTAAGATTGAATTCAAATACATTTTAAAAAGTTTAAAGCCGTTATTATTTATTATAGGTTTAACCTTAATTATACATCTCTTTTTAACTAAAGGGGGAGAGGTTCTCTGGGAATGGAAGTTTTTGACGATAGAAGAGAAGGGATTGGAATTAGGTCTCTTTATGGCAGCTCGTTTAATCTTTTTAATTACATTTACTTCACTGTTGACTCTGACTACTTCACCGATAGAGTTAACTGATGGACTAGAGCGGCTGTTAGAACCTTTTAAACGATTTGGGGTTCCTGCTCATGAATTGGCAATGATGATGACGATTGCATTAAGATTCATTCCTACTTTGTTAGAAGAAGCAGAAAAGATATTAAAGGCTCAAAAAGCTAGAGGAGCAGATTTTGAGAGTGGTAATTTAATTCAAAAAGCGAAAAATTTAATTCCTTTATTAGTCCCTCTTTTTGTTAGTGCTTTCAGACGAGCTGATGAATTAGCCTTGGCTATGGAAGCGCGCTGTTATCGAGGGGGCGAAGGGAGAACTCGAATGAATCAATTAAAGTTATCAACTACAGATTATTCAGTAGGAATTTTAGTTTCTAGTTTTTTAATTATTGTTGCTATCTGGGCCTAA
- the truA gene encoding tRNA pseudouridine(38-40) synthase TruA, giving the protein MRYLKAVISYDGTNYYGFQSQPNVPTIQKELEDSLHILTKEKNKIIVAGRTDRGVHAQNQVINFKTESPIPLNNIRFAWNNCLSDDIVIKEVERVSADFHSRYDAQGKVYEYHILNQPLPSVFERNYTYHLREELDFMAMAEAAEYLIGTYDFASFQASGSNVKTTVRTIDQARFTEEDNLIIFRIEGNGFLYNMVRIIVGTLVKVGVGEWKAEKIPKIIKAKDRLAAGPTSPPQGLRLIKVKY; this is encoded by the coding sequence ATGCGTTATTTAAAGGCAGTTATATCTTATGATGGGACTAATTATTATGGTTTTCAATCCCAGCCGAATGTACCAACAATTCAGAAAGAGTTGGAGGATAGCCTGCATATACTTACTAAGGAAAAAAATAAAATAATTGTAGCTGGTCGAACTGATCGAGGAGTTCACGCCCAAAATCAGGTTATTAATTTCAAGACTGAATCTCCAATACCATTGAATAATATTCGATTTGCTTGGAATAACTGCCTTTCAGATGATATTGTAATTAAAGAAGTAGAAAGAGTCAGTGCTGATTTTCATTCTCGCTATGATGCTCAAGGGAAGGTTTATGAATATCATATTTTAAACCAACCTCTACCTTCGGTTTTTGAACGCAATTATACTTATCATCTTAGAGAAGAATTAGACTTTATGGCAATGGCAGAAGCAGCAGAGTACTTAATAGGGACTTATGATTTTGCTTCTTTTCAAGCTTCAGGTAGTAATGTGAAGACTACTGTTAGAACTATTGATCAGGCTAGATTTACAGAAGAAGATAATTTGATTATCTTTAGAATAGAAGGTAATGGGTTTTTGTATAATATGGTTAGGATTATTGTTGGTACTTTAGTTAAAGTAGGTGTTGGAGAATGGAAGGCTGAAAAGATTCCTAAGATAATAAAAGCAAAAGATAGATTAGCTGCTGGACCAACATCTCCACCCCAAGGATTAAGATTGATTAAGGTTAAATATTGA
- the rplM gene encoding 50S ribosomal protein L13 produces the protein MTTYMAKPEEVERNWFVVDAEGKKLGRLASEIANVLRGKHKPTYTPHVDTGDYVIVVNAGEVELTGNKLDQKMHHRHSEYPGGLKSVSYGELLEDKPEKVIELAVKGMVPKNKLGRKMMKKLKIYADSEHPHQAQQPEELEI, from the coding sequence ATGACTACTTATATGGCTAAACCTGAAGAGGTTGAACGAAATTGGTTTGTAGTTGATGCTGAAGGCAAGAAATTAGGTAGATTAGCAAGTGAGATTGCTAATGTTCTACGAGGCAAGCATAAACCGACTTATACTCCTCATGTTGATACAGGAGATTATGTTATTGTTGTAAATGCTGGTGAAGTTGAGTTAACAGGTAATAAGTTAGACCAGAAGATGCACCATAGACATTCTGAATATCCTGGTGGTCTAAAGTCTGTTAGTTATGGTGAATTATTAGAGGACAAACCAGAAAAAGTAATTGAGTTAGCTGTGAAAGGTATGGTGCCTAAGAATAAATTAGGCCGCAAAATGATGAAGAAATTAAAAATTTATGCTGATTCTGAGCATCCACATCAAGCTCAGCAGCCAGAAGAATTGGAAATATAA
- the rpsI gene encoding 30S ribosomal protein S9 — MAEVEYLGTGRRKTASARVRLRPGNGEITVNDKPLSEYFSRKVSEEEVKQPLRATNTLGEFDILVNVHGGGLSGQAGAVRHAVARALLEVDKDYRSTLKERGFLTRDPRMKERKKYGRKKARKSPQFSKR, encoded by the coding sequence ATGGCAGAAGTAGAATATTTAGGAACTGGACGCCGTAAAACAGCATCGGCTAGAGTTAGATTACGGCCTGGTAATGGTGAGATTACAGTTAATGATAAGCCTTTAAGTGAATATTTTAGTCGAAAAGTTTCTGAAGAAGAAGTTAAACAACCTTTACGAGCAACTAATACTTTAGGTGAATTTGATATATTAGTTAATGTTCATGGAGGCGGTTTATCCGGGCAAGCAGGAGCAGTTCGTCATGCTGTTGCTCGTGCTTTACTAGAAGTGGATAAAGATTATCGTTCCACTCTTAAGGAACGTGGATTCTTAACTCGAGATCCAAGAATGAAAGAACGTAAGAAATATGGACGCAAGAAAGCTAGAAAGTCACCTCAATTCTCTAAAAGATAA
- the rocF gene encoding arginase gives MKIGIIGVPIDLGANRRGVDMGPSAIRYAHLVTKIEQLGLKVTDFGDINVPIIRSEIENINKSDLIPKIRDVCVSLSDKVQESIKEGFIPLVIGGDHSIAIGSFGGLVNSGKNIGLIWFDAHGDFNTLATSQTNNLHGMPLAVINGKGPDGLVSIARDSNLCEDNIVLVGIRDLDYREKERLKKTNINVYTISDIDKQGINEVMKQAIQFASCDTEGVHISFDVDVLDPLVAPGVGTAVPRGLDYREAHLALEMISEAEVLTSLELVEVNPILDERNRTAELAVELILSCLGKDIL, from the coding sequence TTGAAGATAGGAATTATTGGTGTCCCTATAGATTTAGGGGCTAATCGTCGTGGAGTGGATATGGGTCCTAGTGCTATTAGATATGCTCATTTAGTTACTAAAATTGAGCAGTTAGGATTAAAAGTAACTGATTTTGGTGATATTAACGTTCCTATCATTAGAAGTGAGATTGAAAATATAAATAAAAGTGATCTTATTCCTAAGATTCGAGATGTCTGTGTTTCTTTAAGTGATAAAGTACAAGAAAGCATAAAAGAAGGCTTTATACCTTTAGTTATTGGTGGAGACCACAGTATTGCTATTGGAAGTTTTGGTGGTTTAGTTAATTCAGGTAAAAATATAGGGCTAATTTGGTTTGATGCTCATGGAGATTTTAACACTTTAGCTACTAGTCAAACAAATAATCTTCATGGAATGCCTTTGGCAGTTATTAATGGCAAAGGTCCAGATGGTTTAGTGTCTATAGCTAGGGATTCTAATTTATGTGAAGATAATATAGTCTTAGTTGGAATCAGGGATTTAGATTATAGAGAAAAAGAGAGATTAAAAAAAACGAATATAAATGTATATACAATTAGTGATATAGATAAGCAGGGCATAAATGAGGTAATGAAGCAAGCAATTCAGTTTGCTAGCTGTGATACTGAAGGAGTTCATATTAGCTTTGATGTAGATGTTTTGGATCCGCTAGTTGCACCAGGAGTAGGTACAGCAGTACCTAGAGGTCTTGATTATCGTGAGGCTCATTTAGCTTTAGAGATGATTTCTGAAGCTGAAGTTCTAACTTCATTGGAGTTAGTAGAGGTTAATCCTATTTTAGATGAACGGAACCGTACGGCAGAATTAGCCGTAGAATTGATTTTATCTTGTTTAGGGAAAGATATTTTATAA
- the amrA gene encoding AmmeMemoRadiSam system protein A: MSGVVFAGLSPHPPVAVPEIGRNRLNEIEDTRKAMKELAEKTKEVEPDLVITISPHGPVFSDAISILNLEELKGDFGQFGLPEIELSYDLQEDVIEELVRVTKLKDSTGSKIEVARIDEKTARKFEIDPRLDHGALVPLYYLAEAGLEDIPLVPITMGMLPYEDLYEFGKIIQLIAEKLDYKIAVIASGDLSHRLTPNAPAGFNPQAKEFDQQLIEALKEDRVEDVFELDQDLIEKAGECGLRPIIIMLGALDGLAVEPELLSYEGPFGVGYGVVSYKITGKDESRKWLDNLLDKRQARLEEQKAKESELVKLARRAIEEYAFNKEIIDPPAELTPEMEVERGVFVSIKKHGQLRGCIGTTEPTEDNVAEEVIRNALHAGFKDPRFEEIDINELEDLTYSVDVLEEPEPVETLDELDPKEYGIIVQKGQQTGLLLPKLEGIETVEKQLEIAKRKAGLSPTEDDVKLKRFKVTRYK, from the coding sequence ATGAGCGGAGTTGTATTTGCTGGTTTAAGTCCTCATCCACCTGTTGCAGTGCCGGAGATTGGACGTAATAGATTGAATGAGATTGAGGATACAAGAAAAGCAATGAAAGAACTGGCTGAAAAAACAAAAGAAGTAGAGCCTGATTTAGTAATTACTATCAGTCCACATGGTCCAGTCTTTTCAGATGCAATTAGTATTCTTAATCTTGAGGAGTTAAAGGGAGATTTTGGGCAGTTTGGATTGCCTGAAATAGAACTTAGTTATGACTTGCAGGAGGATGTTATTGAAGAATTAGTTAGAGTTACAAAGTTAAAAGATTCAACTGGTAGTAAAATTGAGGTAGCTAGAATTGATGAAAAGACAGCTCGAAAGTTTGAAATTGATCCTAGACTTGATCACGGTGCTTTAGTGCCGCTTTATTATTTAGCAGAAGCTGGATTAGAGGATATACCTTTAGTACCTATTACCATGGGAATGTTACCTTATGAGGATCTTTATGAGTTTGGTAAGATAATTCAGTTAATAGCAGAGAAATTAGATTATAAAATAGCAGTAATTGCAAGTGGAGATTTATCACATAGATTGACCCCTAATGCCCCGGCTGGTTTTAATCCACAGGCTAAAGAGTTTGACCAACAGTTAATTGAGGCTTTAAAAGAAGATAGAGTAGAGGATGTATTTGAATTAGATCAGGATTTAATTGAAAAAGCTGGTGAATGTGGGTTACGACCAATTATTATTATGTTAGGAGCTTTGGATGGCTTAGCTGTTGAGCCGGAGTTGTTATCTTATGAAGGTCCTTTTGGAGTGGGGTATGGAGTAGTAAGTTATAAAATAACTGGTAAAGATGAAAGTAGAAAGTGGTTAGATAATTTATTAGATAAACGTCAGGCTAGATTAGAAGAGCAGAAAGCAAAAGAAAGTGAGTTAGTGAAATTAGCTCGAAGAGCAATAGAGGAGTATGCATTTAATAAAGAAATTATAGATCCACCGGCAGAGTTGACACCAGAAATGGAAGTTGAAAGAGGAGTTTTTGTTTCTATTAAAAAGCATGGACAGCTTAGAGGCTGTATTGGTACTACGGAACCAACTGAGGATAATGTAGCTGAAGAAGTAATTAGAAATGCTCTTCATGCTGGATTTAAAGATCCTCGTTTTGAAGAAATTGATATTAATGAGCTTGAAGATTTAACTTATTCGGTAGATGTATTAGAAGAACCGGAACCAGTGGAAACTTTAGATGAATTAGATCCTAAAGAATATGGTATTATAGTTCAGAAGGGACAGCAGACTGGATTATTATTGCCTAAACTAGAAGGTATTGAAACTGTAGAAAAGCAGTTAGAAATTGCTAAACGTAAAGCTGGCTTGTCACCGACAGAGGATGATGTGAAACTTAAACGATTTAAAGTAACTCGCTATAAATAG
- the amrS gene encoding AmmeMemoRadiSam system radical SAM enzyme, whose product MKEAHWYERINDKEVRCNLCPHNCLLAVNQTGVCQARENQEGKLVSKIYGQVSALAVDPIEKKPLFHFYPGSEVLSLGTVGCNLSCQFCQNYHIAHDHNTQTRKLEPKEVVELTKEHNSIGIAYTYSEPLIWYEYILNTAQLIHQAGLKNVLVTNGLINPRPLAELLPYIDGLNIDLKAFSEDFYNDICQGYLEPVKESISLADQESLVEVTTLLIPGLNDSREEIERLVTWLAGINPDIPLHFTRYFPKYKLDAEQTPVETLLQAKEIAEEKLNFVYLGNVRQPEYSNTYCYECGQLLIKRDLSPPKVYLQENVCPECGTEINILMAD is encoded by the coding sequence ATGAAGGAAGCTCATTGGTATGAAAGAATAAATGATAAAGAGGTGCGCTGTAATCTATGTCCTCACAATTGTTTATTGGCTGTGAATCAGACAGGTGTCTGTCAGGCAAGAGAGAATCAAGAAGGAAAATTAGTTAGTAAAATTTATGGGCAGGTTAGTGCATTAGCAGTTGATCCAATTGAGAAAAAACCTCTATTTCATTTTTATCCTGGTAGTGAAGTTTTATCTTTAGGGACAGTAGGTTGTAATTTAAGCTGTCAATTTTGTCAGAATTATCATATAGCTCATGATCATAATACTCAGACAAGAAAGTTAGAACCAAAAGAAGTAGTTGAGTTAACTAAAGAGCATAATTCTATTGGTATAGCTTATACTTATTCGGAACCATTAATTTGGTATGAATATATTCTTAACACGGCTCAGTTAATACATCAGGCTGGGTTGAAGAATGTGTTAGTAACTAATGGTCTAATCAATCCTCGACCTTTAGCTGAGTTATTGCCATATATTGATGGATTAAATATAGACTTAAAAGCTTTTAGTGAAGATTTTTATAATGATATCTGTCAGGGCTATTTAGAACCGGTTAAGGAAAGCATTAGCTTGGCAGATCAGGAATCTTTAGTTGAAGTGACTACTTTACTGATACCAGGTTTAAATGATTCTAGAGAAGAGATTGAACGGTTAGTAACCTGGCTAGCTGGTATTAATCCTGATATTCCTCTTCATTTTACTCGTTATTTTCCTAAATATAAATTAGATGCTGAGCAGACTCCAGTAGAAACTTTACTTCAGGCTAAAGAGATAGCTGAAGAAAAATTGAACTTTGTCTATCTTGGCAATGTAAGACAGCCAGAATACAGCAATACTTATTGTTATGAATGTGGTCAACTGCTTATAAAGCGGGATTTGTCTCCACCAAAAGTTTACTTGCAAGAGAATGTATGTCCAGAATGTGGAACTGAGATTAACATTTTGATGGCAGATTAA